The DNA sequence CCCTCAGCACATCGCACCGGAGCGCCGATCTCCTGGCGCTTCTCCAGGAGCAGTACGCTCAATCCGGCGTCGGCAGCGAACCGGGCAGCCGTCGAGCCGCCGGGCCCCGCTCCGACGACGACGACATCATACGCGGAGTTCACGTCGTAACCCTCTTGGCTGCGTCTGAACCAGTTCGAGGGCGCCGACGGGACAGGCGTAGGTGCAGATGCTGCAGTCCGTGCAGCCCTCGTTGTCAACGAAGAGTCGAGTGTCCAACAGGTGAATGACGTTCTCAGGGCACGTACCGACGCACGCGCCGCAGTAATCGCATGCGTCGTAGTCGACCAGGATCATCGGCACAACATCCCAACGGGTTCGCGGCGAATGACCGATCCGGTCATCCAATCGCCACAGCAACGAGACCAACGACGGCACACAGCTTGACAGCTCGCTGTGCGTGACCCGCCGTCGCCGCATCGGGTCGCCGCCACGTGGCGACCACCGCCCAACCAGCGACCGGCTCGACCAACAAGCACACCGGCACGAGATAGCGCCAGCCGAACCCGACGTGTCCGGCGAAGGACGGCACGGGCGCCCAAACGGCGCTCAGGACGACGGCAGCCCCGGCAGCGATCAAGGGAACGCGCGGTCCCAGCACCGCAGGAGTCGTACGGAGGCTCGCAGCGAGGTCGCCCGGGAGGTCTTCGA is a window from the Candidatus Poribacteria bacterium genome containing:
- a CDS encoding ferredoxin encodes the protein MILVDYDACDYCGACVGTCPENVIHLLDTRLFVDNEGCTDCSICTYACPVGALELVQTQPRGLRRELRV